In one window of Leptospira sp. WS92.C1 DNA:
- a CDS encoding TIGR04388 family protein has product MLIDNLSLLLEAVIKHPLPALNEKVCTGGAHFRESMTQNLASSYFSDFSNFPRERDRSVNPAMHHRLVTRSLFYFNADGASLIEAESAFRVANSPGIITGQREVKGGWGGGVNVSIVGDQGGKQVAGILQALGASGLNGGLSYGPGSGLSANLNFNSASGLSLGMDYNFSNHSYGVNASADAWHGKGSAANPSKHHAGLSLSARSDGSASVDAYYNYGNEKIPPQLRGHGGTLSFSNDGSISTSVQVTGATAGTLTYANGGFQPISLNSNFQNEFNQGLAAENAQNNFDQMKIQEAKTIAVVGMHTENPLFSKADIDTYLPKDESGNIDVKKAQPEVLLAKWDAYKAVMSNSKDIGTWQSDISQAGEKAGVKIQFNGDSPTTTFGKFVAGIKADVLQSFGIANDGTKMVDSKGVLELTSCFVAGTQVHTKDGTKSIETLKIGDVVQSWNETTNTFENKRVTETFVHEMPQLFYLELDGEEGLHTTWNHPFRRRIVARTEARLADTSNVVESALQSINLQKTETRTYEVKFLSQEISKERNTAFTSEWVKVKDLSVGDQVLQSDGGWATVTDKYYYNTEPTKVYNLEVEDNHTYVVGELGIVVHNYNNAQEAMFGGFKKLSNDVYDVAKRLAGMEGGAGNEVYQKAVQFQQEVKETNSLRETLNKESNILVTKQKAAEASMALGVIRNSEFLKAIHDPKSDNVPGIADLRKQLKGVDPSKGFAENHLKSVSAWLSSSGTGFGISNMGAIQTNPMKGYIVSAALSISSAKERGDLVKTIHETKQQLTEHKINEDRLGQKMIERSEKVKSDIVKLIQEKHHNDPKYAEVLVEHGFVKKDTFNPNEHKVTYDEKLKALGDKVKPETRKQLAEYDRKITDLRVSQNKHEAESYAQWNKDHPNEPYKRGPADEKRRNDMVAMQKTLEKERALIINRDVAPFAKEPELHQLEKLADANGLNDKQKTELTNLKNEKKTHETNVAALLDRDASAMETNLNKLLGKPEVPKDFKAVVKEADTRKSYDKYMDLSAEQASERTKTVELENDAKNNSEAVWLKSKGHLTTAESDLAKIEKSLSKLNPGKPDFEAKRAALEEQRKTASDKVVNLDRDHQEYTKQKNKAFETVNKREDRESKELIAKLGNQNVDKIEKNLVGKKKELAEAFLNDSKDPDKKVKELTKEITKLTAQKDELKDKMAAAIQAIDDKRKSSEIVIGTVLNDMLPDSQATFLDVAKRKAEWVEKNLTYMQEELYKGEDVEYTVSGNQVNLEDGVINLGSEHSNQFKDYGASVKIISDEKKEMFGRSNGMSYDEKTGKYVYDQSGRNTCQSYSLLQQLLYLGVRFRDSGRQPIHELTRMEFNLGLTAEMSTNTRAAYEKLIELQGLKVVELGSKEKGVETSFANIKAALRRGEIINAGMYIDGPVNGEHRAGYDADFNKLDPSKGHRVDIVGFDDKRGEWIVNDSARPNQMIRYKYNDYELGHHWSMVIRKK; this is encoded by the coding sequence ATGTTAATCGATAACCTTTCGTTACTGTTAGAAGCCGTTATTAAACACCCGCTTCCAGCGCTTAACGAAAAAGTGTGCACCGGCGGTGCACACTTTCGAGAATCGATGACTCAAAATTTAGCCTCCAGTTATTTCAGCGATTTTTCAAATTTCCCCCGCGAGAGGGATCGTAGCGTAAATCCGGCGATGCACCATCGTTTAGTGACGCGTTCTTTGTTTTACTTTAATGCAGATGGTGCTTCGCTGATTGAAGCGGAGAGCGCGTTTCGCGTAGCGAACTCGCCCGGAATCATCACGGGCCAAAGAGAAGTGAAAGGCGGTTGGGGTGGAGGCGTGAACGTTTCCATTGTTGGCGATCAAGGCGGGAAACAAGTAGCTGGAATCTTGCAGGCATTGGGAGCCTCTGGTTTGAACGGTGGTCTTAGCTATGGCCCTGGAAGTGGCCTCAGTGCGAATTTGAACTTCAACTCAGCGAGTGGTTTGAGTTTGGGAATGGACTACAATTTTAGCAATCATTCGTATGGAGTGAATGCGAGTGCGGACGCGTGGCACGGGAAGGGAAGCGCAGCCAATCCTTCGAAACACCACGCAGGCCTGAGCCTTTCCGCGAGAAGTGACGGAAGCGCGAGCGTGGATGCGTATTACAACTATGGAAACGAGAAGATTCCTCCTCAACTTCGGGGACATGGGGGGACTTTGTCTTTTAGCAACGACGGAAGTATTTCTACGAGCGTGCAAGTGACCGGAGCGACAGCTGGAACCCTCACGTATGCGAATGGAGGTTTCCAACCGATTTCTTTGAATTCTAATTTTCAAAACGAGTTTAACCAGGGTTTAGCAGCTGAGAATGCGCAGAACAACTTTGATCAAATGAAGATCCAGGAAGCAAAGACGATTGCGGTTGTTGGTATGCACACAGAGAATCCGTTGTTTAGCAAAGCGGATATCGATACATATCTTCCGAAAGACGAGAGCGGCAATATCGATGTGAAGAAAGCACAGCCTGAAGTATTGCTTGCGAAGTGGGACGCCTACAAAGCAGTGATGTCCAATTCTAAGGACATTGGAACTTGGCAGAGTGATATCTCTCAAGCTGGAGAGAAGGCTGGGGTGAAGATTCAGTTTAACGGAGACAGCCCGACGACTACGTTTGGGAAGTTTGTAGCCGGTATCAAGGCGGATGTGTTGCAATCGTTTGGAATTGCCAACGACGGGACGAAGATGGTGGACTCCAAGGGAGTGCTTGAGTTGACTTCTTGTTTTGTTGCCGGAACACAGGTTCATACAAAAGACGGAACGAAGTCGATCGAGACATTAAAAATCGGTGATGTGGTGCAGTCTTGGAACGAAACAACAAACACGTTTGAGAACAAGAGAGTGACGGAGACGTTTGTTCACGAGATGCCTCAGCTTTTTTACTTGGAGCTTGACGGAGAAGAGGGACTTCACACGACTTGGAACCATCCTTTTAGACGGAGAATCGTGGCAAGAACAGAGGCAAGGCTCGCAGACACATCGAATGTAGTGGAATCTGCATTACAAAGTATTAATTTACAAAAAACAGAAACAAGAACTTATGAAGTGAAATTTTTGTCTCAAGAAATATCGAAAGAAAGAAATACAGCCTTCACCTCCGAGTGGGTGAAGGTCAAGGATCTGTCGGTTGGCGATCAGGTCTTGCAATCCGACGGAGGTTGGGCCACTGTTACTGACAAATACTACTACAACACGGAACCGACCAAGGTTTACAACTTGGAAGTCGAGGACAACCACACATATGTGGTCGGAGAGCTGGGAATCGTGGTCCACAATTACAACAACGCGCAAGAAGCGATGTTTGGAGGGTTCAAGAAACTCTCGAACGACGTATATGACGTAGCGAAACGATTAGCCGGAATGGAAGGTGGAGCGGGGAACGAAGTATATCAGAAAGCGGTACAATTCCAACAGGAAGTGAAGGAAACGAATTCGTTACGGGAAACGTTAAACAAGGAATCGAACATCCTTGTTACGAAACAAAAAGCTGCGGAAGCAAGTATGGCATTAGGAGTGATCCGCAACAGCGAATTTTTGAAAGCGATCCATGATCCCAAGAGCGACAATGTTCCTGGAATAGCGGATCTTCGCAAACAACTGAAGGGAGTGGATCCGAGTAAAGGTTTTGCAGAGAATCATTTGAAATCCGTCTCTGCATGGCTGAGTTCCAGCGGAACCGGCTTTGGCATCAGTAATATGGGCGCGATACAAACCAATCCGATGAAAGGATATATCGTGTCAGCGGCCTTGAGTATTTCAAGCGCCAAAGAACGCGGAGATCTTGTGAAGACGATCCACGAGACGAAACAGCAGTTGACCGAGCACAAGATCAACGAAGATCGTCTCGGACAGAAGATGATCGAGCGATCGGAAAAGGTAAAGAGTGACATTGTAAAACTGATCCAAGAGAAACACCACAACGATCCAAAGTATGCAGAAGTTCTTGTGGAACACGGATTTGTGAAGAAGGACACATTCAATCCGAACGAACACAAGGTAACGTATGACGAGAAGTTAAAGGCGCTCGGAGACAAGGTCAAACCGGAGACGAGAAAGCAACTTGCAGAATATGACCGCAAGATTACAGATCTTCGAGTAAGTCAGAACAAACACGAAGCAGAAAGTTACGCTCAGTGGAACAAGGATCATCCGAACGAACCTTACAAACGTGGCCCGGCAGACGAGAAACGCAGAAACGACATGGTGGCGATGCAGAAGACTTTGGAGAAGGAAAGAGCGTTGATCATCAACCGCGATGTTGCTCCTTTTGCGAAAGAACCTGAACTTCATCAACTTGAGAAGTTAGCGGATGCAAATGGGTTGAACGACAAACAGAAGACCGAGCTCACGAACTTGAAAAACGAGAAGAAGACACACGAGACAAATGTAGCGGCTCTCTTGGATCGTGATGCAAGCGCGATGGAAACGAATCTGAACAAACTACTCGGAAAGCCTGAGGTTCCAAAAGACTTTAAGGCGGTTGTGAAAGAAGCGGATACCAGAAAGTCGTATGACAAATATATGGATCTAAGCGCAGAGCAAGCATCCGAACGCACGAAAACGGTTGAATTGGAGAATGACGCCAAGAACAATTCGGAAGCGGTTTGGCTAAAGTCGAAAGGCCACTTAACCACAGCGGAGTCGGATCTTGCAAAAATCGAAAAAAGTCTTTCGAAATTAAATCCTGGCAAACCAGATTTCGAAGCGAAGAGAGCCGCGCTGGAAGAGCAAAGAAAGACGGCTTCGGACAAGGTTGTAAACTTGGACAGAGATCATCAGGAATATACGAAACAAAAGAACAAAGCCTTTGAGACAGTGAACAAGCGCGAGGACAGAGAATCGAAGGAGCTGATTGCAAAATTAGGAAATCAGAATGTTGACAAGATCGAGAAGAATCTTGTAGGGAAAAAGAAAGAGCTCGCGGAAGCGTTTTTAAACGATTCGAAAGACCCCGACAAAAAGGTGAAAGAGTTAACAAAAGAGATCACGAAGTTAACTGCTCAGAAAGATGAACTGAAGGACAAGATGGCCGCAGCTATACAAGCGATCGACGACAAACGCAAAAGCAGCGAGATCGTGATCGGAACGGTTCTAAACGACATGTTACCTGACAGTCAGGCGACGTTCTTGGACGTAGCGAAGAGAAAGGCCGAGTGGGTGGAAAAGAACCTCACGTATATGCAAGAAGAGTTGTACAAGGGTGAGGATGTGGAATATACCGTATCCGGGAACCAAGTGAACTTGGAAGATGGAGTGATCAATTTAGGAAGCGAGCACTCCAATCAGTTTAAGGATTACGGAGCTTCTGTGAAGATCATCTCGGACGAGAAAAAGGAGATGTTCGGAAGATCGAACGGAATGAGTTACGACGAGAAGACCGGCAAGTATGTGTATGATCAGAGCGGAAGAAACACTTGTCAAAGTTACAGTTTGTTGCAGCAATTGCTGTATCTCGGGGTAAGGTTTCGGGATTCAGGCCGACAGCCGATCCACGAGTTGACTCGGATGGAGTTTAATTTGGGACTCACTGCGGAAATGTCTACGAACACCCGCGCGGCGTATGAAAAACTGATAGAGCTGCAAGGTCTGAAGGTAGTTGAGCTTGGTAGTAAAGAGAAGGGAGTCGAAACGAGCTTTGCGAACATCAAAGCGGCTTTGAGACGGGGTGAGATTATCAACGCTGGAATGTATATCGATGGGCCTGTAAATGGAGAACATCGTGCAGGATATGACGCAGATTTTAATAAATTAGATCCAAGTAAAGGCCACCGAGTAGACATTGTTGGATTTGACGACAAGAGAGGGGAATGGATCGTAAACGATTCTGCGAGACCGAACCAGATGATCCGATACAAATACAACGATTACGAATTGGGTCATCACTGGTCCATGGTGATTCGGAAAAAATAA
- a CDS encoding type II toxin-antitoxin system RelE/ParE family toxin: MNFSILTSLQFERELKRLVKKYPSLKKEYKDLISSLENKPTQGNSIGQNCYKIRIPIASKGKGKSGGARVVTCVFLIDKIVYLVSIYDKSEKENISDKELQKIIQDL, translated from the coding sequence ATGAACTTTAGTATTCTTACCTCTCTTCAATTCGAAAGAGAACTCAAGCGGCTTGTCAAAAAATATCCTTCTCTGAAAAAAGAATACAAAGACTTAATCTCTTCCTTGGAAAACAAACCGACTCAAGGTAATTCAATCGGTCAAAACTGCTACAAGATCAGAATCCCGATCGCTTCCAAAGGAAAAGGAAAATCAGGCGGAGCCAGAGTCGTCACCTGTGTCTTTCTAATCGACAAAATCGTATATCTCGTTTCCATTTACGACAAATCAGAAAAAGAAAATATCTCAGACAAAGAACTCCAAAAAATCATTCAAGATCTTTAA
- a CDS encoding helix-turn-helix domain-containing protein, with the protein MASKQKKSTKDQFPERLRQLRVTKKMSQEELGQLTDLNYNHIGRYERGDSRPSADKLKALADALGVTTDYLLDGNSDNAARVNLDDQELLEMFRKVQELPQEKKESIKDLIEAYLFREKVRKDIYVITK; encoded by the coding sequence ATGGCTTCAAAACAGAAGAAAAGCACCAAGGATCAATTCCCGGAAAGGCTCCGGCAATTACGGGTCACAAAAAAAATGTCTCAGGAAGAGCTTGGCCAATTAACAGACCTCAACTACAATCACATCGGTCGATACGAGCGAGGCGACTCAAGACCCTCCGCCGACAAACTCAAGGCACTCGCGGATGCACTCGGCGTCACTACAGACTATCTTCTCGATGGAAATTCAGACAACGCCGCTCGCGTCAATTTGGATGACCAAGAACTCCTCGAAATGTTTAGAAAAGTTCAAGAACTTCCCCAAGAAAAAAAAGAATCGATTAAAGATCTCATTGAAGCATATCTGTTTCGAGAAAAAGTAAGAAAAGACATTTACGTGATTACCAAGTAA
- a CDS encoding CHC2 zinc finger domain-containing protein — protein sequence MPSRPTLEEIKRNTDLVALVRSYGVEIRPHGKNWVGRCPFHDDKTPSFVVTPSKNLWHCMGACQVGGSAIDFVMKKENVSLRQAIERLREKSLTFSPNEPNKNPSDPQTNENSAHTKSRIRKPYKDFESEEKKFIDSVFAYYQETLPGNAKAKEYLKGRGIYDEGILWKFGVGYVDGSLYQKFLSSSRTVRGQEERRILSEYGILHERRIVEHFLGHVVFPLSDEEGNRSGIYGRNLGKKSELLAQRHKYLPGPHTGLWNREAFLEKDLVLCESVIDALTLYVNGIRNVTCSYGVEGYTPELHAEILKQRPRRICIAYDNDTAGKEAAKKLGSRLIEEGLACYRMELPLLTDVNEYSQKLEKPQEELNALVLDAVRIGDGKGMSLLREKESAFPKPETGTLGKSYVEEQERKETPSLAISEQTTTGRKDTPRGFVIERKEEEITFRKGEREYRVRSLFKNQGLDMMKVNLRLLVGESYHIETLDVMNQRMRKNFIQIANDATGILEETITGDLKEVFRELEEMLYDHLEKLKKPEAKQVQMSVLERAEAMKVLQDPELVKRILEDFERMGLVGERTNSLLGYLATLTRRTENPLAVIIQSSSSAGKSTLMDSILDLVPGEEKEKYSAMTGQSLFYMGAKDLKYKVLAISEEEGVEKAKYALKILQSEKRISIATTTKDQQTGKLATTEYAVEGPVVLFLTTTSVEIDEELQNRAIILTVNEEREQTKTILRNQREEETLSGVLKKKTKEKIVTLHQNIQRLLRPLAVVNPYANELKFPDTRLRMRRDQKKYLTLIRSIALLHQYQREVKIARDENGQEVSYIEVEKPDIELASLLFSRVFGKNLDDLSPHTKKLLSDISDYVKEQAEKKAVDRSEIRLTRKEIRERTGVSDTRLRVHLKRLEDLEYLYARSGRQGLVVEYELLWEEEKENEADFSFALFGEGPGKQAHTWKVLFSNTDLAGSSLSFDLTSPGKNTTSPIVRLPLAPPLPGGSLGKEIVQNSKNSASIGDSEQNEETSSENTVLEGKRNGE from the coding sequence ATGCCCAGCCGCCCGACCTTAGAGGAAATCAAACGCAACACGGACCTTGTGGCCTTGGTGCGAAGCTACGGGGTCGAAATCCGGCCTCACGGCAAGAACTGGGTGGGCCGCTGCCCGTTCCACGATGACAAGACTCCTTCGTTCGTTGTAACACCTTCGAAGAACTTGTGGCATTGTATGGGAGCGTGTCAGGTCGGCGGCAGCGCGATCGACTTCGTGATGAAGAAGGAGAACGTGAGCCTCAGACAAGCGATCGAGAGACTGAGAGAGAAGAGCCTTACTTTTTCGCCAAACGAACCGAACAAGAATCCAAGCGATCCCCAAACAAACGAAAACTCTGCTCATACAAAATCAAGAATCCGTAAACCCTACAAAGACTTTGAATCGGAAGAGAAGAAGTTCATCGATTCAGTATTTGCTTACTATCAAGAGACGTTGCCTGGGAATGCGAAGGCCAAGGAATACTTGAAGGGCCGAGGCATATATGATGAAGGGATACTTTGGAAATTCGGAGTTGGGTATGTGGACGGGAGTTTGTATCAGAAATTTCTTTCGTCGTCGCGTACGGTGAGAGGGCAAGAGGAAAGAAGGATCTTGAGTGAATACGGAATCTTGCACGAGAGACGGATTGTGGAACATTTTTTAGGGCATGTAGTTTTTCCGTTATCGGATGAAGAGGGTAATCGTAGCGGGATATACGGAAGGAACTTGGGGAAGAAGAGCGAACTACTTGCCCAAAGACACAAATATTTGCCCGGACCACATACGGGACTTTGGAACCGAGAAGCGTTTTTAGAGAAGGACTTGGTGCTTTGCGAAAGCGTGATCGATGCTTTGACGTTGTATGTAAACGGAATTCGGAACGTGACTTGCAGTTACGGAGTGGAGGGATATACGCCGGAACTGCATGCGGAAATTCTAAAACAAAGACCGAGACGGATTTGTATTGCGTATGACAACGACACGGCGGGGAAGGAAGCGGCGAAGAAGTTAGGATCACGACTCATCGAAGAAGGGTTGGCCTGTTACCGAATGGAACTGCCTCTTTTGACGGATGTAAACGAATACTCGCAGAAGTTAGAGAAGCCGCAAGAGGAATTGAACGCACTTGTGTTAGATGCGGTTCGAATCGGGGACGGAAAGGGAATGAGCCTTCTTCGAGAAAAGGAATCAGCCTTTCCAAAACCGGAAACTGGAACATTAGGGAAATCATACGTAGAAGAACAAGAAAGAAAAGAAACGCCGTCTTTGGCGATATCAGAACAGACAACGACAGGAAGAAAGGATACGCCGAGAGGATTTGTAATCGAGAGAAAAGAGGAAGAGATCACGTTTCGCAAAGGGGAACGAGAGTATCGGGTGAGGTCGTTATTCAAGAATCAGGGATTGGATATGATGAAAGTAAATCTGCGTTTGCTTGTGGGGGAATCGTATCACATTGAGACGTTGGATGTGATGAACCAGCGTATGCGAAAGAATTTCATTCAGATTGCCAACGACGCGACTGGAATCTTAGAGGAAACGATCACAGGCGATTTGAAGGAAGTCTTTCGGGAACTGGAAGAGATGTTGTATGACCATTTGGAGAAGCTAAAGAAGCCGGAAGCGAAGCAAGTTCAAATGAGTGTTTTGGAAAGAGCCGAGGCGATGAAAGTATTACAAGATCCTGAACTTGTAAAACGGATCTTGGAAGACTTTGAGAGAATGGGACTTGTTGGGGAGAGAACGAACTCACTGCTTGGATACTTGGCCACACTGACAAGACGAACAGAGAATCCTTTGGCCGTGATTATACAAAGTTCTTCTTCTGCGGGGAAGTCGACACTCATGGATTCGATCTTGGATTTGGTTCCGGGAGAGGAGAAGGAGAAGTATTCTGCGATGACCGGCCAAAGTCTTTTTTATATGGGAGCGAAGGACTTGAAATACAAAGTCCTTGCGATCTCGGAAGAAGAGGGAGTGGAGAAAGCGAAATACGCGCTCAAGATATTGCAGAGTGAGAAACGGATTAGCATCGCAACTACAACGAAGGACCAGCAAACGGGGAAACTCGCGACGACGGAATACGCGGTGGAAGGACCAGTCGTGTTGTTTCTCACGACGACGAGTGTGGAGATTGACGAGGAGTTACAAAACAGAGCAATCATCTTAACGGTGAATGAGGAGAGAGAGCAAACCAAAACGATCCTCAGGAATCAAAGAGAAGAGGAAACACTTTCGGGAGTGTTAAAGAAAAAGACCAAAGAGAAAATCGTAACCTTACATCAAAATATACAAAGACTCCTTCGACCCTTGGCTGTAGTGAACCCGTATGCAAACGAACTCAAGTTCCCGGACACAAGACTGCGGATGCGTCGGGATCAAAAGAAATATTTAACGCTGATCCGATCGATTGCGTTACTTCACCAATACCAAAGAGAGGTGAAGATCGCGAGAGACGAGAACGGGCAAGAGGTATCCTATATCGAGGTAGAGAAACCGGATATCGAGCTTGCGAGTTTGTTATTTAGCCGAGTCTTCGGGAAGAACTTAGACGATCTTTCACCGCATACCAAGAAGCTGTTGTCAGACATATCCGACTACGTGAAAGAGCAGGCGGAAAAGAAAGCGGTGGATCGAAGTGAGATCCGACTCACGCGCAAGGAGATACGAGAAAGGACGGGAGTGAGCGACACAAGGCTTCGTGTTCATCTAAAGAGATTGGAAGACCTTGAATACTTGTATGCAAGGAGTGGAAGACAGGGTTTAGTCGTAGAATACGAACTGCTTTGGGAAGAGGAAAAAGAGAACGAAGCTGACTTCTCTTTTGCACTTTTTGGAGAAGGCCCCGGTAAACAGGCGCATACCTGGAAAGTTCTCTTCTCAAATACCGATTTAGCGGGAAGTTCTCTTTCATTCGATCTCACTTCGCCTGGCAAAAACACTACTTCGCCTATCGTTCGCCTGCCCTTAGCTCCCCCTTTGCCTGGGGGTAGCCTAGGCAAAGAAATCGTCCAAAACTCAAAGAATTCTGCTTCGATCGGCGATTCAGAGCAAAACGAGGAAACAAGTTCAGAAAATACAGTACTAGAGGGAAAAAGAAATGGGGAGTAA
- a CDS encoding tyrosine-type recombinase/integrase, which produces MGSNHRQGDVFREKRDKIPKGQHHLHRLTTKQTPSILELYILEHLQSMYSSRYSNGSIQHRRFSLLLLLEWCEERGIDSPLELTRSLMERFQRFVGQYRNRNTGQPVAINTLSSMLVDVRMFFQWLERREYIPKNPALDLRIVSIGRRLPRNILKVEEAERILQEPDLETPYGVRDRVVLELFYSTGIRCFELQKLKLTDIDFANRTVFIREGKRRQDRMIPVSTRALEWMRKYVEDVRPGLVSLPDEGYIFLTNKGKALHTSQIIAMTTKYREQSGVTKQGSTHMFRHTTATLMLDNGADIRYIQEMLGHRRLNSTQVYTHVAISKLKEVYDRTHPAEQKNSKKKDSDSDTS; this is translated from the coding sequence ATGGGGAGTAACCACAGACAGGGTGATGTATTCAGGGAGAAACGTGACAAGATCCCGAAGGGACAACACCATTTGCACAGACTGACCACGAAGCAGACTCCGAGTATATTAGAACTATATATATTAGAACATTTGCAATCGATGTATTCATCACGTTACAGTAATGGGAGCATACAACACAGACGTTTCTCGTTGCTTTTGCTTTTGGAATGGTGCGAGGAAAGGGGAATCGATTCACCTTTGGAATTGACACGTTCTTTGATGGAGAGGTTTCAAAGATTTGTGGGGCAGTATCGGAATCGAAATACGGGTCAACCTGTTGCGATCAATACGCTTAGCAGTATGCTTGTGGATGTGAGAATGTTTTTTCAGTGGTTGGAGAGGCGGGAGTATATACCAAAGAATCCGGCACTTGATTTGCGGATTGTTTCAATCGGGAGACGACTTCCAAGAAATATATTAAAGGTAGAAGAGGCGGAGAGGATATTGCAGGAACCGGATTTAGAAACTCCTTATGGAGTTCGTGACCGAGTAGTTTTGGAGTTATTTTATTCGACGGGGATTCGTTGTTTCGAATTACAAAAGCTGAAACTAACGGACATTGATTTTGCGAATCGCACTGTCTTTATCAGAGAGGGTAAAAGAAGACAGGACAGAATGATACCGGTGTCAACAAGGGCGTTAGAGTGGATGCGGAAATACGTGGAGGATGTTCGTCCCGGACTTGTGAGTTTACCGGATGAAGGATATATATTTTTAACGAACAAAGGGAAAGCGTTACATACAAGTCAGATCATTGCGATGACGACCAAGTATCGGGAGCAATCGGGAGTAACGAAGCAGGGATCGACCCACATGTTTCGTCACACGACAGCGACGCTGATGCTCGACAACGGAGCGGATATCCGTTATATCCAAGAGATGTTGGGCCACAGGAGACTGAATTCGACTCAAGTATATACGCACGTAGCGATATCTAAGTTGAAAGAGGTGTATGACAGGACGCATCCGGCGGAACAAAAGAATTCAAAAAAGAAGGACTCTGACTCTGATACAAGTTAA
- a CDS encoding ParA family protein yields the protein MQIVTLANLKGGVAKTTTAINVSLQLSRRKRRVLCMDLDLNNNLTDFFLRGESEEELDARNVYHALLEQKEIETCVYETRFAGISILPATLALGEITKELGSDPGVLATFVSKLRGLPYDYVIIDTPVYFSLELRFALFVADMVLYPIRPARWNFQGTKTLLGEIEKMFREFQETGIQEAKPKTMLVPSIVGKRKQEAERILRLRTKYKVSKTVIWKLSAIETATEMGRALKENTKGYELFRELTEEVLRLEEQS from the coding sequence ATGCAGATTGTAACGCTTGCGAATTTGAAGGGAGGGGTCGCGAAGACGACGACTGCGATCAACGTTTCTCTCCAGCTCTCCAGAAGAAAAAGGAGAGTGTTGTGTATGGACTTGGATTTGAACAACAACCTAACGGACTTTTTTCTTCGTGGAGAGAGCGAAGAGGAGTTGGATGCAAGGAATGTGTATCACGCGTTGTTGGAGCAGAAGGAAATCGAGACTTGTGTGTATGAAACCCGGTTTGCGGGAATTTCAATCTTACCGGCGACACTTGCTTTGGGAGAGATCACGAAGGAGCTTGGAAGTGATCCGGGGGTACTTGCAACGTTTGTTTCGAAGCTAAGAGGTTTGCCGTATGACTATGTAATCATCGATACGCCTGTGTATTTTTCATTAGAGCTACGGTTTGCGCTTTTTGTAGCGGATATGGTGTTGTATCCGATCCGTCCGGCGAGATGGAACTTTCAAGGGACAAAGACACTCCTCGGAGAAATTGAGAAGATGTTTAGAGAGTTTCAAGAAACAGGAATCCAAGAGGCAAAGCCAAAGACAATGCTTGTTCCCTCGATCGTGGGGAAGAGAAAGCAGGAAGCGGAAAGGATCTTGAGACTCAGGACAAAATACAAAGTTTCGAAAACTGTAATATGGAAGTTATCAGCGATTGAGACGGCAACGGAGATGGGAAGAGCTTTGAAAGAGAACACAAAGGGTTACGAGTTGTTTCGGGAGTTGACGGAAGAGGTTCTGAGGCTTGAAGAGCAATCGTAA